A window of the Chloroflexus sp. Y-396-1 genome harbors these coding sequences:
- a CDS encoding CBS domain-containing protein → MKAREIMTRNVICVNDDATVEDAARLMTRNRISGLPVINSHGMLVGLVTEHDLIAKEGRTVKEIMTRSVISVSADTEVEQIQHLLTNQRIRRVPVVENGKVVGIVSRSDLVRQIAMRWVCGVCGEIVRTLDPPKHCPRCGADTHAFTREVVPPGM, encoded by the coding sequence ATGAAAGCGCGCGAGATCATGACCCGCAATGTGATTTGCGTCAACGATGATGCCACGGTTGAAGACGCGGCTCGCTTGATGACTCGCAACCGGATCAGTGGTTTGCCGGTTATCAATTCCCATGGCATGCTGGTTGGCCTTGTCACCGAACACGACCTGATCGCCAAAGAAGGGCGTACCGTCAAGGAAATCATGACTCGGAGTGTCATCAGTGTGAGTGCCGACACCGAAGTCGAACAGATCCAACATCTCCTAACCAACCAGCGCATCCGACGGGTACCAGTCGTTGAGAATGGTAAAGTCGTTGGGATTGTCAGCCGTTCTGATCTTGTGCGCCAGATTGCTATGCGTTGGGTTTGTGGCGTATGTGGCGAGATTGTGCGCACCCTTGATCCACCTAAGCATTGTCCACGCTGTGGCGCCGATACCCATGCCTTTACGCGCGAGGTCGTGCCACCGGGAATGTAA
- the pdhA gene encoding pyruvate dehydrogenase (acetyl-transferring) E1 component subunit alpha encodes MAEVAETAQPLLERATVDELKHYYYQMLLIRRFEERAGEMYVKAKIGGYCHLNLGEEATIVGLIAALTPDDYIFTNYREHGYIIARGVPPGPVMAELFGKETGVSGGRGGSMHLFDRKTNFMGGYAIVGGQVPLAVGAAYALRYQNKPGVVVAQMGDGTTNIGAFYESLNLAKLWKCPVLFFIVNNGYGMGTSVEAGSSEPDLWKKGASFRIYGERVDGTDVLAVRDVVRRLRARAEAEGEPAIIDAVSFRFRGHSVIDSDRYRDPEAVRRGRELYDPIRKFATLLLDHGVVDDAWLKAVTERVEREVQEAIDFANNSPDPKFEDLYKYMYATPVPNTPTAEDAIRAVKINHGEFDV; translated from the coding sequence ATGGCCGAAGTCGCTGAAACGGCTCAACCATTGCTCGAGCGTGCTACTGTCGACGAACTGAAGCACTACTATTACCAGATGCTTCTGATACGACGTTTTGAAGAGCGTGCCGGCGAGATGTACGTAAAAGCCAAAATTGGCGGATACTGTCACCTCAATCTTGGCGAAGAGGCTACTATCGTTGGCTTGATAGCAGCTCTGACCCCCGACGACTATATCTTCACCAATTATCGCGAGCACGGTTACATTATTGCCCGTGGTGTACCACCTGGCCCGGTGATGGCCGAACTTTTTGGGAAAGAGACCGGTGTGTCTGGTGGTCGCGGTGGATCGATGCACCTGTTTGACCGCAAGACCAACTTTATGGGCGGCTATGCCATTGTAGGTGGCCAAGTGCCATTGGCTGTGGGCGCCGCCTATGCCCTGCGTTATCAGAACAAGCCAGGCGTGGTTGTTGCTCAAATGGGTGATGGAACCACCAATATCGGTGCGTTCTACGAGTCGCTCAATCTGGCTAAACTCTGGAAGTGTCCGGTGCTCTTCTTCATTGTCAATAACGGCTATGGTATGGGTACTTCAGTAGAAGCCGGTTCATCAGAACCCGATCTGTGGAAGAAAGGTGCCTCATTCCGTATTTACGGTGAGCGTGTCGACGGTACTGATGTGTTGGCGGTGCGCGATGTCGTGCGCCGGTTACGAGCACGGGCCGAAGCTGAGGGTGAACCGGCGATTATCGACGCGGTTAGCTTCCGCTTCCGCGGTCATTCGGTTATTGACTCTGATCGCTACCGTGATCCTGAAGCAGTCCGCCGGGGTCGCGAATTGTACGATCCGATCCGGAAGTTTGCTACGCTCCTGCTTGATCACGGTGTTGTTGATGATGCCTGGCTTAAGGCGGTCACCGAACGGGTCGAACGCGAAGTACAAGAGGCAATTGATTTCGCTAACAATAGTCCCGATCCGAAGTTTGAGGATCTCTACAAGTATATGTATGCCACACCAGTACCAAATACACCAACCGCTGAAGATGCTATTCGTGCGGTAAAGATCAATCACGGTGAGTTTGACGTATAG
- a CDS encoding pyruvate dehydrogenase complex E1 component subunit beta encodes MPVITYRQALNDTLGEELARDPNVLLMGEEIGVFQGSYRVTEGLLAEFGPKRVVDTPIAEEGFVGVAIGAAMLGLRPVVEIMTINFILVAIDQIVNHAAKIHYMFGGQVSVPLVIRTPSGGTGQLAATHSQSFENWFAYCPGLKVVAPATPYDAKGLLRSAIRDDDPVIFIESLALYDTKGEVPEDDDYVIPIGVAEVKRPGTDVTVVSYSRMTAVALQVAQRMEQEGISVEVVDLRSLRPLDRPTIIESVKKTNRAVVIAEDWYSYGVTAEIAATIQEEAFDYLDAPVYRVAGLEVPLPYAKELSAASKPNANNLIYAIRQVMRGTKRMR; translated from the coding sequence ATGCCCGTTATTACCTATCGCCAGGCCCTGAATGATACCCTTGGCGAGGAACTAGCCCGCGATCCGAATGTCTTGCTCATGGGTGAAGAGATTGGCGTGTTTCAGGGTTCGTACCGGGTCACCGAGGGCTTGCTAGCCGAGTTTGGTCCCAAGCGCGTTGTTGATACCCCGATTGCGGAAGAGGGATTCGTCGGAGTCGCTATCGGCGCTGCTATGCTCGGCCTGCGTCCGGTGGTCGAAATAATGACGATCAATTTTATCCTGGTCGCCATCGATCAGATCGTCAATCATGCGGCGAAGATTCACTACATGTTCGGTGGGCAGGTCAGTGTGCCGCTGGTGATCCGAACCCCTTCAGGTGGCACCGGCCAATTGGCAGCCACCCACTCGCAGTCGTTCGAGAATTGGTTTGCCTATTGTCCTGGTCTCAAGGTGGTCGCACCGGCCACGCCATACGATGCCAAAGGCTTATTACGTTCTGCCATTCGCGATGATGATCCGGTGATCTTTATCGAGTCGCTGGCGCTCTACGATACCAAGGGTGAAGTGCCGGAAGACGATGATTATGTTATCCCGATTGGGGTCGCTGAAGTAAAGCGACCGGGCACCGATGTGACGGTTGTCTCTTATTCACGAATGACAGCCGTGGCATTGCAGGTTGCGCAGCGGATGGAACAAGAGGGAATTAGCGTCGAGGTCGTTGATCTGCGTTCACTCCGCCCGCTTGACCGCCCTACCATCATCGAATCGGTAAAGAAGACGAATCGCGCCGTTGTGATTGCGGAAGACTGGTACTCATACGGTGTGACGGCTGAAATCGCGGCGACAATTCAAGAAGAAGCCTTCGATTATCTCGATGCGCCGGTCTACCGGGTTGCCGGCCTTGAAGTGCCGTTGCCCTACGCTAAAGAGCTGTCGGCAGCTTCAAAACCAAATGCCAACAACCTGATTTACGCCATTCGGCAAGTCATGCGTGGTACGAAGCGCATGCGATAG
- a CDS encoding dihydrolipoamide acetyltransferase family protein, with translation MGEITMPRLSDTMSEGTVGRWLKKVGDQIAVGDIIAEIETDKATMELEAFEAGVLQQILIPEGQTVPIGHPIAIIGDSATPVAATPSAPPVTTQGSAPSASAATSVTAQAVAPAPVAASTTPAPAVGGDDNGRIKASPVARRLAEELGIDLRQVVGTGPGGRIIKENVEEFAARRGAAGPAPAVTPSAPAPTPVPVSLPTPAPAPVPARAPTPAPVPTLAGAEPLSRMRRAIARAMTDSKPGVPHIYLTIEVDADALVALREQITASGTRISINDLVVKAAAKALSKVPAVNVSYSQTADGQPGIVRHSQINIGVAVALDDGLVAPVVRDADKKSISVISAEIRDMALRAREGKIKQQELEGATFQVTNLGMFGIVEFGSIISVPQAASLAVGTVRKVPVVRNDQIVIGQVMNLTLSADHRVVDGAVGAQYLQELRKLLEAPMNIIV, from the coding sequence ATGGGTGAGATAACCATGCCTCGTCTCTCCGACACGATGTCGGAAGGAACCGTAGGCCGCTGGTTGAAGAAAGTCGGCGATCAGATTGCTGTTGGTGACATCATCGCCGAAATCGAGACCGATAAGGCCACAATGGAACTGGAAGCGTTTGAAGCCGGTGTTCTGCAACAGATTTTGATCCCCGAAGGACAGACTGTGCCAATTGGGCATCCGATCGCGATCATCGGTGATAGTGCAACACCAGTCGCTGCAACACCGTCAGCCCCACCGGTCACAACACAAGGATCGGCTCCCTCTGCATCAGCGGCCACATCGGTTACTGCTCAGGCAGTGGCACCGGCTCCAGTAGCGGCGTCAACTACTCCTGCACCGGCTGTTGGTGGTGATGACAACGGTCGGATTAAGGCTTCACCGGTTGCCCGCCGCCTGGCTGAAGAGCTAGGGATTGATTTGCGCCAGGTAGTAGGTACCGGTCCAGGCGGTCGTATTATCAAGGAGAATGTTGAAGAGTTTGCGGCCCGACGTGGTGCTGCTGGGCCGGCGCCTGCGGTGACACCATCTGCCCCGGCGCCGACGCCTGTACCGGTGTCACTCCCAACGCCGGCGCCTGCACCAGTGCCAGCACGTGCTCCGACACCTGCACCAGTACCGACACTGGCCGGCGCCGAACCGCTGAGTCGGATGCGTCGGGCTATTGCTCGCGCAATGACCGATAGCAAGCCGGGTGTACCGCATATCTATCTGACTATCGAGGTCGATGCTGACGCGCTAGTAGCATTGCGTGAGCAGATTACCGCCAGTGGAACCCGCATTTCAATTAATGATCTCGTGGTTAAAGCTGCGGCGAAGGCTTTAAGCAAAGTACCGGCAGTGAATGTCAGTTACAGCCAGACTGCTGACGGTCAACCCGGTATCGTGCGTCATAGCCAGATCAACATCGGTGTGGCCGTGGCCCTTGACGATGGTCTGGTAGCGCCAGTTGTTCGCGATGCCGATAAAAAGAGCATTAGCGTCATTAGTGCCGAAATTCGTGACATGGCACTGCGCGCTCGTGAGGGCAAGATTAAGCAACAGGAACTCGAAGGAGCGACGTTCCAGGTCACTAACCTTGGGATGTTTGGGATTGTCGAGTTCGGCTCGATTATCTCGGTACCACAGGCTGCTTCACTGGCCGTTGGTACGGTGCGCAAAGTTCCGGTGGTACGCAACGACCAGATCGTCATTGGTCAGGTGATGAACCTTACCCTCAGCGCCGATCATCGGGTTGTCGATGGGGCGGTCGGCGCCCAGTACCTGCAAGAGTTGCGTAAACTGCTCGAGGCACCGATGAACATCATCGTCTAA
- a CDS encoding sulfurtransferase, translated as MSIEIELPLGPLVETDWLAAHLGHPQLRIVDMRGTVLPPTAPKPHYLARYDDYAAGHIPGAVYIDWTRDIVDLDDPTPVQVAPPAKIAHELGKRGIGDDCVVVAYDDWFSMFAGRLMWVLRYYGFERVRVLNGGLVKWLAEGRPLTTEIPDYPPATFTPRPQPHLRKTADQVLQALGRDLLLIDARHEREYRGLESRAARGGHIPGAHNVFYQSLVSGPHQTYLSPDQLRERFLAAGIDPEAVNDREVVAYCNGGVSATPTALAFEIVSGRRVAIYDGSWNEWGNDPTKPLEADREGID; from the coding sequence ATGAGTATAGAGATAGAGCTACCATTAGGGCCCCTGGTTGAAACTGACTGGCTAGCAGCCCATCTTGGTCATCCTCAACTGCGGATCGTCGATATGCGTGGGACGGTCTTGCCGCCCACTGCTCCCAAACCGCACTACCTTGCCCGCTATGACGACTACGCTGCTGGCCATATTCCTGGCGCCGTCTACATTGACTGGACACGTGACATTGTTGATCTTGATGACCCGACGCCGGTGCAAGTCGCTCCACCAGCCAAAATCGCTCACGAGCTAGGGAAGCGCGGTATTGGCGATGATTGTGTTGTTGTTGCTTACGATGACTGGTTTTCAATGTTTGCCGGTCGTCTGATGTGGGTGCTTCGCTATTATGGTTTCGAGCGAGTTCGGGTCTTAAATGGTGGGCTGGTGAAATGGCTGGCCGAGGGGCGTCCACTGACTACGGAGATTCCTGATTACCCACCGGCAACTTTTACGCCACGACCACAACCACACCTGCGTAAAACAGCCGATCAAGTCTTGCAAGCCCTAGGACGTGACCTGCTCTTGATCGACGCTCGCCACGAGCGAGAATACCGCGGTCTGGAATCACGTGCTGCACGTGGCGGACACATTCCAGGTGCCCACAACGTATTCTATCAGAGCCTGGTCAGTGGACCACACCAAACCTACCTCTCCCCTGACCAACTCCGTGAACGCTTTCTCGCTGCCGGTATTGATCCGGAGGCTGTCAACGATCGCGAAGTAGTCGCCTATTGCAACGGCGGTGTTTCGGCCACGCCAACTGCACTGGCTTTCGAGATCGTCAGCGGACGTCGGGTAGCGATTTATGATGGTTCCTGGAATGAGTGGGGGAATGATCCGACTAAACCGCTCGAAGCTGATCGGGAAGGAATTGACTGA
- a CDS encoding RluA family pseudouridine synthase — translation MNIVSLQISPTDQGRPLGMIAAERLGEVGQLAAARGGLWIGRRRVDATTPATGGETLLVRLPPAGGYCNAPLTLEHIIYEDDDLVVINKPPACYVSDTPWDTHGSVLAVMRRLLTMRDGRSPMLHLAHQLDFGTSGILVLSKQPQANAPLQTAFAQGLVHKRYLAVCAGHPPDTTEVITGHGRAAGGRWRLYDKTKIGQPLPDGQRIKLAHTHLTVRQQYSDAALVWAVPRTGRTHQIRLHLAALGCPLLGDERYGGPMVVGGFTLSHPLLHAAELTLPHPTAGRPLHLFCPPPPLLLAVIAHLQEA, via the coding sequence ATGAACATCGTTTCTTTACAGATCTCGCCTACCGATCAAGGGCGTCCACTCGGGATGATTGCCGCTGAACGTTTGGGTGAAGTCGGGCAACTGGCGGCCGCACGGGGTGGACTGTGGATCGGTCGGCGGCGGGTTGATGCCACAACCCCCGCAACCGGTGGCGAGACGCTACTCGTGCGGTTACCTCCCGCTGGCGGCTATTGCAACGCCCCACTAACGCTCGAACACATCATCTACGAAGATGACGATCTGGTTGTCATCAACAAACCACCAGCCTGTTACGTGAGCGATACGCCATGGGACACGCACGGCAGTGTGTTGGCAGTGATGCGACGCTTGCTGACGATGCGCGATGGTCGCTCACCAATGCTGCACTTGGCGCACCAGCTCGATTTTGGCACATCAGGGATTCTGGTTTTGAGTAAACAGCCACAAGCAAATGCACCATTACAGACGGCGTTTGCCCAGGGTTTGGTACACAAACGGTATCTCGCTGTATGCGCCGGACACCCACCTGACACAACTGAAGTGATCACCGGTCACGGTCGGGCTGCCGGTGGTCGCTGGCGGCTTTACGATAAGACGAAAATTGGGCAGCCACTTCCTGATGGGCAACGGATCAAGCTGGCGCATACCCACCTGACGGTGCGTCAGCAATACTCCGATGCTGCCCTAGTGTGGGCCGTACCGCGCACTGGACGCACCCACCAGATTCGGTTGCACCTGGCAGCGCTCGGTTGCCCGCTTCTCGGTGACGAGCGTTATGGCGGACCGATGGTAGTTGGCGGCTTCACGTTGTCTCATCCGCTGCTCCACGCCGCTGAGCTGACCCTGCCCCACCCAACGGCTGGTCGTCCACTCCATCTATTCTGCCCACCACCGCCATTGCTGCTGGCAGTTATTGCCCATTTGCAAGAAGCTTGA
- a CDS encoding PLP-dependent aminotransferase family protein, whose product MLPDIQFVQRPGIIEFGWGHLAADLLPRTELLRAATWTLTHDAPAALTYGFAQGPGRLLALLAARLSVPETELMITGGTSQALDMLCKQLTQPGDVVLVEAPTYHLALRIFRDHRLRLVMVPGDQQGLHVTTVATLVRLLRSRGERVAFLYLVPTFNNPSGVTLSATRRAELARLATALELTVIEDEAYAELWYELPPPPPITSFAADSSLIRLGSFAKVLAPGLRLGWMQAPTTVIRRCTQSGMLDSGGGVNHFTAHVVLALLQAGDFEPHLLRVRNALRARRDALLEALARMMPSGVTWRPPLGGFFVWLRTPPTIDTTTLLARAEAAGVSYIPGERFYAGNGGRHELRLAFSMLSEAELIEGARRLGKVLQDAK is encoded by the coding sequence ATGCTGCCTGACATTCAATTTGTCCAACGTCCAGGGATCATCGAGTTTGGTTGGGGCCATCTGGCTGCCGATTTGTTGCCGCGCACGGAACTGTTACGTGCTGCAACCTGGACACTCACCCACGACGCACCGGCTGCTCTTACATACGGCTTTGCTCAGGGACCTGGGCGTCTCCTGGCATTGCTGGCTGCCCGGCTGTCCGTACCCGAGACAGAATTGATGATTACCGGTGGTACTTCCCAGGCGCTCGATATGCTCTGTAAACAGTTGACGCAACCGGGTGACGTTGTGTTGGTCGAAGCACCGACGTATCATCTGGCATTGCGCATTTTTCGTGATCACCGGCTGCGTCTAGTTATGGTTCCGGGCGACCAGCAAGGGTTGCACGTGACAACCGTAGCGACACTGGTCAGACTGTTACGTAGCCGTGGTGAGCGGGTCGCTTTTCTCTACCTGGTACCGACCTTCAACAATCCCAGTGGGGTTACACTGAGTGCAACGCGGCGCGCAGAACTGGCACGCCTGGCGACAGCACTTGAGTTGACAGTTATTGAAGACGAAGCCTACGCCGAGTTGTGGTATGAACTGCCGCCCCCACCCCCGATCACCAGTTTTGCCGCCGATAGTTCGCTCATCCGCTTGGGGAGTTTTGCCAAAGTACTAGCCCCTGGCCTACGTCTAGGGTGGATGCAGGCGCCGACAACAGTAATCCGGCGCTGTACGCAGTCGGGCATGCTCGATAGTGGTGGGGGAGTGAACCACTTTACCGCCCACGTCGTGTTGGCATTATTACAGGCTGGCGATTTTGAACCGCACCTACTGCGTGTACGCAATGCCCTTCGTGCCCGGCGCGATGCATTGTTAGAAGCACTGGCACGTATGATGCCGTCAGGGGTGACCTGGCGACCACCACTAGGTGGATTCTTCGTCTGGCTACGTACACCGCCGACGATTGACACCACGACGCTGCTGGCCCGCGCCGAGGCTGCCGGCGTGTCGTATATTCCTGGTGAACGGTTCTACGCCGGGAACGGTGGCCGTCATGAATTACGCCTGGCTTTTTCGATGCTGTCGGAAGCCGAGTTGATCGAAGGCGCTCGCCGTTTGGGCAAGGTCTTACAGGACGCGAAATGA
- a CDS encoding S41 family peptidase codes for MLLNSIGTVKPYNDTNKMYLQRILLLLLTTILITGCSVLRDGQIGLPTAQQRPTSTATSLPQPTSTQTTVPSAETTVLPIQTPTPVATIAPTPTLAPLSREQRLNIFQQVWETVRDNYLYEDFNGLDWNAVRVEVQSKVEAAATPEEFYAVMREMIARLGDDHSRFESPQEVAAQMAEARGQLQYGGIGVSVRTIEEGGLITRVVPGGPADQAGILPRDVILAVNGIPFNDDSAFGPGGAIGAVRGLPGTSVRLTIKRGNGEPREIEVVRAIIDIAVFNQVTAGRLTGDIGLLYIPSFYVDNADIQARDALTTLLAEGPLRGIIIDVRDNSGGYIHVMRNIIALFHDGGSIGASVGRDEREEQRIPRGKTLPGLTDIPVVVLISEETASAAEMFTAGMRLLRQATIVGVPSAGNTENLYGYDFSDGSRLLLAEVAYQLPDGTLIEGTGIIPDVLIKAEWWRFAPEDDPQLQAALKVLAGAQ; via the coding sequence ATGCTGTTGAACAGTATTGGTACAGTAAAACCGTATAATGACACGAACAAAATGTATCTGCAACGCATTCTGCTACTTTTGCTCACAACAATTCTGATTACCGGTTGCTCTGTTCTGCGCGATGGACAGATCGGCTTACCGACCGCGCAACAACGACCGACATCTACCGCGACATCTCTGCCGCAACCGACATCTACGCAAACGACGGTACCGTCAGCGGAGACGACGGTACTCCCTATCCAGACGCCAACGCCGGTTGCCACTATCGCACCGACCCCAACCCTGGCGCCGCTCAGTCGCGAACAACGGTTGAACATTTTTCAGCAGGTGTGGGAAACAGTGCGTGATAACTATCTGTACGAAGACTTTAATGGCCTCGACTGGAATGCTGTGCGTGTTGAGGTACAGTCTAAGGTTGAAGCGGCTGCTACACCTGAGGAATTTTATGCTGTTATGCGCGAGATGATTGCACGTCTGGGCGATGATCACTCGCGCTTCGAGTCGCCGCAGGAGGTTGCGGCACAGATGGCCGAGGCACGTGGTCAATTGCAGTACGGTGGGATTGGTGTCAGTGTACGCACCATCGAGGAAGGTGGGTTGATAACCCGGGTTGTGCCTGGCGGTCCGGCTGACCAGGCGGGGATTTTGCCACGCGATGTGATCCTGGCGGTCAATGGTATTCCGTTCAACGACGACAGTGCGTTTGGGCCGGGAGGTGCGATTGGAGCGGTGCGTGGCTTACCTGGAACGAGTGTCCGTCTGACTATTAAGCGTGGCAACGGGGAACCTCGTGAGATAGAGGTAGTGCGGGCAATCATTGACATTGCCGTTTTTAATCAGGTCACTGCCGGACGACTGACCGGTGATATTGGGTTGTTATACATTCCCAGCTTTTATGTTGACAACGCTGATATTCAGGCTCGCGATGCACTGACGACACTGCTGGCTGAGGGGCCGCTGCGCGGTATCATTATTGATGTACGCGACAATAGTGGTGGCTATATTCACGTGATGCGCAATATCATCGCCCTCTTTCACGATGGTGGGAGTATCGGCGCATCGGTAGGGCGTGATGAACGCGAAGAACAGCGCATCCCGCGTGGGAAAACATTACCCGGTTTGACCGATATTCCGGTTGTTGTCCTCATTAGCGAAGAGACCGCTAGCGCCGCCGAGATGTTCACCGCTGGTATGCGTCTCTTGCGTCAGGCAACAATCGTTGGCGTACCTTCCGCCGGTAATACCGAAAACTTGTACGGCTACGATTTCAGTGATGGTTCACGCCTGCTCCTAGCTGAGGTGGCCTATCAACTCCCTGATGGCACGTTGATCGAAGGAACCGGCATTATTCCCGATGTGCTGATTAAAGCTGAGTGGTGGCGTTTTGCTCCCGAAGACGATCCGCAGTTGCAGGCAGCGCTGAAGGTGTTGGCGGGTGCACAATGA
- a CDS encoding universal stress protein, with protein sequence MHIALYAGEGLQADDLLTFAKPFITTLARQLTLIAPTEEQSTLDEILTRLQLDPTITVRRWCQEESFTLAILKAVQTVHPDVLLLPAFTARATPLEWWLRREEFNLLRMLPVSFLRVHGRITPIRQILLASAGGEQSIRCVPLVSQIARAFQATVTVLHVVSQEVVYFEGFAASPLSGETALQIDEATATVLHRMVAALATEGVSCRLQVINGLVEETLLTECQHYDLFVIGSHLADDVEPTSQWLRFLRRISLQDVTRDLLEGSPIPVLVVR encoded by the coding sequence ATGCACATTGCTCTTTATGCAGGTGAAGGTCTGCAAGCAGACGATCTGCTTACCTTTGCTAAACCGTTTATCACCACATTAGCCCGGCAATTGACTCTGATCGCACCGACAGAAGAGCAGAGTACACTTGATGAGATACTCACTCGTTTACAACTCGATCCTACCATCACGGTACGGCGCTGGTGTCAAGAAGAATCGTTTACCCTGGCAATTCTAAAGGCAGTACAGACCGTGCACCCTGATGTCTTACTCTTACCCGCATTTACTGCACGGGCAACACCGCTAGAGTGGTGGCTGCGGCGCGAGGAGTTCAATTTGCTGCGCATGTTGCCGGTGTCATTCCTGCGCGTTCACGGACGAATTACCCCGATTCGTCAGATTCTTCTTGCCAGTGCTGGTGGCGAACAGTCGATCCGCTGTGTTCCTCTCGTCAGCCAGATTGCACGTGCCTTTCAAGCAACGGTTACCGTTTTGCACGTCGTTTCACAGGAGGTGGTGTATTTCGAGGGGTTTGCCGCATCGCCACTGTCAGGTGAGACTGCGTTACAGATCGATGAAGCGACTGCCACGGTGTTGCACCGGATGGTAGCCGCATTGGCGACAGAGGGCGTAAGCTGTCGTTTACAAGTGATCAACGGTTTAGTTGAAGAGACCCTGCTCACTGAATGTCAGCACTACGATCTCTTTGTGATCGGTAGCCATCTGGCCGATGATGTAGAGCCAACCAGCCAGTGGCTTCGCTTTCTTCGCCGCATTTCCCTGCAAGATGTGACTCGTGATTTGCTGGAAGGTAGTCCGATTCCGGTGTTGGTGGTGCGGTAG
- a CDS encoding MOSC domain-containing protein, with translation MKHSYLEGRILQINVNPKGGVPKYPVPVVEITTNGVRGDYQRDQEHHGGPRRAVSLYSAERIAALQAEGHPIAPGTTGENLTISGLDWAAIEIGDRLSIGEWVELEITEYTTPCSTIAASFLRGQFTRISQRLHPGWSRLYARVISEGEVRVGDPVRLFKAGI, from the coding sequence ATGAAACATTCATACCTGGAAGGCAGAATCTTGCAGATCAACGTCAATCCGAAAGGTGGCGTTCCGAAATACCCGGTACCGGTCGTCGAAATCACGACAAATGGCGTTCGTGGTGATTACCAACGTGACCAGGAACACCATGGTGGGCCAAGACGGGCCGTCTCGCTCTATTCCGCCGAGCGGATTGCCGCTTTGCAAGCCGAAGGTCACCCGATTGCGCCGGGAACGACTGGCGAGAACCTGACAATTAGTGGTCTTGATTGGGCAGCAATCGAGATCGGTGACCGGCTGAGCATCGGTGAGTGGGTCGAACTGGAGATCACCGAATACACAACGCCGTGCAGTACTATTGCTGCATCGTTTCTACGCGGCCAATTCACCCGTATCAGTCAGCGGCTCCATCCCGGATGGAGCCGCTTGTATGCACGGGTCATCAGCGAAGGCGAAGTACGGGTTGGTGATCCTGTTCGCTTATTCAAGGCTGGCATATGA
- a CDS encoding universal stress protein has protein sequence MFRTLLVPLDGSVVGEQALAAAARLARACGATIHLVHVHYPNSLTPIFIETLPVIDAELHSLAAEHERFYLSQIAAQPVLSGIHTIISRLEGPVAETLANHAQAINADLIVMTTHGWSGFEHFWLGSVAESLLQLTHTPLWLMRPGDSAARAAQPLRRILVPLDGSTHAEQVLLPAQRLAAVDGARLILARVLVRRQRDSDEAIAEQKQAIEAYLKEVAARLEAQGVTIDIAVGAVGTADQPARALLNLSRELQVDAVALATRGQGGWQRLIMGSVADKIIRASPVPVLVVRP, from the coding sequence ATGTTTCGTACTCTTCTCGTTCCCCTCGATGGCTCAGTCGTCGGAGAACAAGCCCTGGCTGCAGCCGCCCGACTGGCACGGGCTTGTGGTGCAACCATCCATTTGGTGCACGTTCATTATCCCAATTCATTGACACCAATTTTCATCGAGACCCTACCGGTGATCGATGCCGAGTTGCACTCGCTGGCAGCCGAACACGAACGGTTTTACCTCTCTCAGATTGCGGCACAACCGGTGTTGAGTGGGATTCACACGATCATCAGCCGCCTAGAAGGGCCGGTGGCCGAGACACTTGCCAATCATGCTCAGGCAATCAATGCCGATCTGATCGTTATGACAACTCACGGCTGGAGTGGTTTTGAGCATTTCTGGCTGGGAAGTGTCGCCGAGTCGTTGCTACAGCTCACCCACACCCCACTCTGGTTGATGCGACCAGGCGATTCGGCAGCGCGAGCTGCCCAACCACTGCGTCGTATTCTCGTGCCGCTCGACGGATCAACACACGCCGAGCAAGTACTCCTGCCGGCACAGCGACTAGCCGCAGTTGACGGAGCACGCCTGATTCTGGCACGAGTTTTGGTACGTCGTCAGCGCGATAGTGACGAAGCTATTGCTGAGCAGAAACAAGCGATTGAGGCGTATCTAAAGGAAGTAGCTGCGCGCTTAGAAGCGCAGGGTGTAACGATTGATATTGCCGTAGGTGCTGTGGGAACTGCCGACCAGCCGGCTCGTGCGCTACTCAACCTCAGCCGCGAATTGCAAGTTGATGCAGTCGCACTGGCTACTCGTGGGCAAGGGGGCTGGCAGCGCCTGATAATGGGGAGTGTCGCCGATAAAATCATTCGGGCCAGTCCGGTACCGGTACTGGTGGTTCGCCCGTAG